A stretch of the Aspergillus puulaauensis MK2 DNA, chromosome 6, nearly complete sequence genome encodes the following:
- a CDS encoding putative NRPS-like protein biosynthetic cluster (COG:I;~EggNog:ENOG410PIIB;~InterPro:IPR000873,IPR020845,IPR042099,IPR025110;~PFAM:PF00501,PF13193;~SMCOG1002:AMP-dependent synthetase and ligase;~antiSMASH:Cluster_6.7) yields MTIDVPLRAESWGPTTVSLLHQTVGENFSRQVKRSPGRIAIVAGTRRVSYQELDELSDALAQGFLTLGLRRSDRVAVSLGNCIEYGVILYACLKIGAIVVPLNPAYTLAQLTSALDHVSASLLVLSTEITLPYRNPKATAPLVSQLLDHISPSSSLQHLLLLDNSDGRSDIPFFESTVDYEVLLEQHLGTKLLQQHGLDAGNVATIQFTSGTTSKPKAVCLTHRNILNNACLVGQGMCLTENDVICCPPPLYHCFGLVLGLLAAMTHGASLLFPSESFNAEATLKAIVQHSATALYGVPTMFLAELELISKGLFTASNFGTLRTGVIGGSPIPPALRLQLHEKMNLSGLTNCYGLTESSPIVVQTDVHDTLDTKMSSVGRVLPHSAIRIAARDNPCQTLYRGEKGEIQIAGYAVMHGYWESEEETRKAVIQVGDTSWLRTGDEGLMASDGTIQITGRIKDIIIRGGENIYPAEIEDCLLKHEQVSCASVVGLPDPRYGETIAAFIQHREGVTVCIGDHDKDFSADLRATATVSSTTSTLTAGQIRDWVRDTLGKSLVPRHVFWVSSMPLTTSGKIEKFRLQEMGVIHLNSRR; encoded by the exons ATGACCATCGATGTGCCTTTGCGCGCAGAAAGCTGGGGTCCGACAACG GTATCTTTGCTACACCAGACGGTCGGGGAGAACTTTTCACGGCAGGTCAAGCGGTCTCCAGGCCGTATTGCGATCGTAGCCGGAACTCGCCGTGTGTCCTACCAAGAGCTGGATGAGTTGAGCGACGCTCTGGCACAAGGTTTCCTGACATTGGGGCTACGAAGGTCGGATAGAGTTGCTGTCAGCTTGGGTAATTGCATCGAATATGGCGTG ATCCTGTATGCATGTCTCAAGATCGGCGCCATAGTTGTGCCTCTCAACCCAGCATATACGCTCGCACAGCTCACTTCGGCCTTGGACCACGTATCCGCGAGTTTGCTTGTGCTGAGCACGGAGATAACCTTGCCTTATCGCAACCCTAAGGCCACAGCCCCGCTGGTCAGTCAGCTATTAGACCACATCTCCCCGTCGTCAAGCCTGCAGCACCTTTTACTCCTTGACAATTCGGATGGTCGGAGTGATATACCTTTCTTTGAGTCTACAGTGGACTACGAGGTACTGTTGGAACAACACCTAGGCACAAAGCTACTACAGCAACATGGTCTCGATGCTGGCAACGTCGCTACCATTCAATTCACATCCGGAACAACCAGCAAACCAAAAGCCGTCTGTCTGACGCATCGAAATATTCTGAACAATGCCTGCTTAGTCGGTCAAGGGATGTGTCTCACTGAAAACGATGTGATATGTTGCCCACCCCCCTTGTACCACTGCTTCGGTCTGGTTTTGGGTCTACTCGCCGCCATGACGCATG GCGCTTCGCTGTTATTCCCGAGTGAGAGTTTCAATGCCGAGGCGACCTTGAAGGCTATCGTGCAACACAGTGCAACCGCTTTGTATGGGGTGCCGACGATGTTCCTCGCAGAGCTTGAGCTCATATCGAAAGG TCTCTTTACAGCGTCGAACTTTGGCACTTTGCGCACAGGCGTTATTGGAGGGAGTCCGATCCCTCCGGCCCTGAGGTTGCAGCTCCATGAGAAAATGAACCTCTCGGGACTGACCAATTGCTATGGACTGACAGAGTCTTCCCCTATTGTCGTTCAAACAGATGTGCACGACACGCTGGACACAAAAATGAGCTCTGTGGGCCGGGTACTCCCCCATTCAGCGATCCGGATCGCAGCGCGGGATAACCCTTGTCAAACACTATATCGTGGCGAGAAGGGAGAGATACAGATTGCAGGATACGCAGTCATGCATGGCTACTGGGAGTCCGAGGAGGAAACCAGGAAGGCGGTGATACAAGTCGGGGACACAAGCTGGCTGCGAACCGGGGACGAGGGGCTCATGGCGTCGGACGGGACAATCCAGATTACCGGCCGCATCAAGGACATCATCATTCGGGGTGGGGAGAACATCTACCCGGCCGAGATTGAGGATTGTCTGTTGAAGCACGAGCAAGTCTCGTGCGCGAGTGTTGTCGGGTTGCCGGATCCTCGCTATGGGGAGACGATTGCCGCGTTCATCCAGCATCGGGAGGGAGTGACGGTGTGTATCGGCGATCACGACAAGGATTTCAGCGCCGACTTACGAGCTACTGCAACCGTGTCCAGCACAACATCCACCTTGACGGCGGGCCAAATCCGAGACTGGGTCCGAGACACGCTGGGAAAGAGTCTTGTTCCGCGGCATGTGTTCTGGGTGTCCAGCATGCCTCTGACCACCAGCGGCAAGATTGAGAAGTTCAGGTTACAGGAGATGGGAGTGATCCATCTGAATAGCCGACGTTGA
- a CDS encoding wax synthase family protein (COG:S;~EggNog:ENOG410PHD3;~InterPro:IPR032805;~PFAM:PF13813;~TransMembrane:8 (o6-25i32-52o64-82i142-159o208-233i291-308o314-334i355-376o);~antiSMASH:Cluster_6.7) yields MTLSALALPVAAHIALVALTLCLTLKQSLWRLATIPVVFLLTLQACGALDFFGDNQLVNPMTAGYIIVFAIHHVQLLFLAPIGDSDIRRDIAARTQQPANDITVGQRLKAILYLMSTPRGVDTPYESKGVQYPSGRTASSRLRFLVWNMAVITFQYLMIDLVTHEPPPPEDIERMFGPGQEFLLFRPRDIPAPTTADVGIHLGVALMAWGPMGACFISIFYRIVAVISVAFGVSGPRQWPSLFGSVTDAYTIRRFWGRYWHQLLRQPFQGTTKFICRDIFHLPYPSSLARYLNIILVFFCSALMHACIDAKGGIGFNLTGAWACFLLQPVGIIVEDIAEALYARLFGELRRPTPFWVRMVGYMWVWAFLALVAPLYNFPLMRHQVPARNGVPFSVIRLLRLHFEAETI; encoded by the exons ATGACTCTCTCCGCTCTAGCTCTGCCTGTTGCAGCGCACATTGCGCTCGTGGCGCTGACCTTATGCTTGACCCTGAAGCAGTCGCTGTGGCGTTTGGCCACAATTCCTGTCGTGTTCCTTTTAACACTGCAGGCATGCGGCGCGCTGGACTTCTTCGGCGACAATCAACTTGTTAATCCCATGACAGCAGGCTACATTATTGTCTTCGCAATCCACCATGTCCAGCTCCTCTTTTTGGCCCCGATTGGCGATTCCGACATCCGCCGAGATATCGCTGCCAGGACACAGCAGCCTGCGAACGACATCACTGTTGGACAGCGACTAAAGGCAATTCTGTATCTCATGTCTACTCCCCGCGGGGTCGATACGCCATATGAGTCCAAAGGCGTACAATATCCTTCGGGTCGAACCGCCTCCTCGCGACTGCGCTTTCTCGTCTGGAACATGGCTGTGATTACGTTTCAATACTTGATGATCGATCTTGTCACTCACGAACCACCGCCACCGGAAGACATTGAGCGCATGTTCGGCCCTGGGCAAGAGTTCCTTCTGTTTCGTCCTCGCGACATACCAGCCCCCACAACCGCCGACGTCGGAATCCATCTCGGAGTCGCATTAATGGCCTGGGGACCCATGGGAGCGTGCTTTATTAGCATCTTCTACCGCATCGTGGCTGTTATATCTGTCGCCTTTGGAGTTTCCGGCCCTCGTCAGTGGCCTTCCTTGTTTGGCTCTGTGACTGATGCATACACCATACGGAGGTTCTGGGG TCGCTACTGGCATCAGCTACTCCGCCAACCTTTCCAGGGAACCACAAAGTTCATCTGTCGCGATATTTTCCACCTGCCCTACCCATCCAGTCTGGCACGGTATCTCAACAtaatcctcgtcttcttctgttccGCCCTAATGCACGCCTGCATCGACGCCAAAGGCGGAATCGGATTCAACCTCACCGGCGCTTGGGCCTGTTTCCTCCTACAGCCTGTCGGAATCATCGTAGAGGACATCGCCGAGGCCCTCTACGCAAGACTTTTCGGAGAACTACGTAGACCGACACCGTTCTGGGTCCGTATGGTTGGGTATATGTGGGTCTGGGCCTttctggctttggtggctcCGCTGTATAACTTCCCGTTGATGCGGCATCAAGTTCCGGCGAGGAATGGTGTTCCTTTCTCGGTTATCAGATTACTTCGTTTACACTTTGAGGCCGAGACAATCTAG
- a CDS encoding uncharacterized protein (COG:C;~EggNog:ENOG410PG98;~InterPro:IPR000262,IPR013785;~antiSMASH:Cluster_6.7;~go_function: GO:0003824 - catalytic activity [Evidence IEA];~go_function: GO:0016491 - oxidoreductase activity [Evidence IEA]), protein MSETHGDYQKVIYTNGMHHNLRPGVTTDPRRLEAQARQTLNKKSFDYIRGGAGGKSTMARNRSAFDQWTLIPRMLTTVSVSALAPRVNPS, encoded by the exons ATGTCGGAAACGCACGGTGATTACCAGAAGGTGATCTATACCAATGGAATGCACCATAACCTGCGACCTGGGGTCACAACCGATCCTCGACGCCTTGAGGCACAGGCGCGCCAAACATTAAACAAAAAGTCGTTTGATTATATCAgaggcggcgctggaggaaaATCTACGATGGCCAGGAACCGGTCGGCATTTGACCAGTGGACGCT AATCCCCAGAATGCTTACCACTGTCAGTGTATCCGCTCTTGCTCCTCGAGTCAATCCATCCTGA
- a CDS encoding uncharacterized protein (COG:C;~EggNog:ENOG410PG98;~InterPro:IPR012133,IPR037396,IPR008259,IPR013785, IPR000262;~PFAM:PF01070;~antiSMASH:Cluster_6.7;~go_function: GO:0003824 - catalytic activity [Evidence IEA];~go_function: GO:0010181 - FMN binding [Evidence IEA];~go_function: GO:0016491 - oxidoreductase activity [Evidence IEA];~go_process: GO:0055114 - oxidation-reduction process [Evidence IEA]), whose amino-acid sequence MSTTLFGQKYRSPILMAPIGVQSLAHPDKEPGLAEVCSELDIPYIMSSAANSSFEEVATASGPGKRWYQLYWPKDNEITLSLLERARQNGFDALVVTLDTWSLAWRPADLDNGFLPFLAGNGTEFGLSDHVFQAKYKGKTGSTVHEDIAGASTEWMAQIVGRNHTWDEVAFLRKAWSGPLILKGIQHVQDAKAALTHGCDGIVVSNHGGRQLDGAIGSLDVLPEIVEAVGSEMTVLFDSGIRTGSDIIKALALGAHAILVGRPVMYGYAVNGKPGAKAVLQGLLADLHLSMATAGIPSIGACNREVLRKTPLGKDAKL is encoded by the exons ATGTCAACGACCCTCTTTGGTCAAAAGTACCGATCGCCCATCCTCATGGCACCTATTGGGGTTCAGTCCCTGGCGCATCCAGACAAGGAGCCAGGCCTGGCAGAAGTGTGCTCTGAGCTAGATATTCCATATATCATGAGCTCAGCGGCGAACAGTTCATTTGAGGAGGTAGCAACAGCTAGCGGTCCAGGCAAAAGATGGTATCAGTTGTACTGGCCCAAGGATAACGAGATTACTCTGTCATTACTTGAGCGCGCGCGACAGAATGGGTTCGACGCACTTGTGGTTACTCTGGATACGTGGTCTTTGGCCTG GCGACCAGCCGATCTCGATAATGGATTCCTGCCATTCCTTGCGGGAAATGGCACAGAATTCGGTCTTTCGGATCATGTGTTCCAAGCAAAGTACAAGGGGAAAACGGGCTCCACCGTGCACGAAGACATTGCCGGGGCATCGACAGAATGGATGGCCCAGATCGTTGGGAGAAATCATACATGGGATGAAGTGGCCTTTCTCCGAAAGGCATGGTCGGGGCCTTTGATCCTCAAAGGAATTCAGCATGTGCAAGATGCAAAGGCTGCCCTTACTCATGGCTGTGACGGGATTGTCGTTTCCAATCATGGAG GCAGGCAGCTAGATGGAGCCATTGGGTCGCTTGATGTCCTCCCAGAAATTGTTGAAGCAGTCGGATCTGAGATGACAGTTCTCTTCGACTCTGGAATCCGGACAGGCTCGGACATTATCAAAGCCCTGGCCTTGGGAGCTCACGCTATCCTGGTAGGGAGACCAGTGATGTACGGATATGCCGTGAATGGCAAGCCAGGCGCAAAGGCTGTGCTACAAGGGCTACTGGCGGATCTCCATTTGAGTATGGCCACCGCGGGAATACCCTCGATCGGTGCTTGTAACCGAGAGGTATTGCGGAAGACGCCATTGGGGAAAGACGCGAAGCTCTAG
- a CDS encoding NAD(P)/FAD-dependent oxidoreductase (COG:O;~EggNog:ENOG410PWCP;~InterPro:IPR036188,IPR023753;~SMCOG1176:alkyl hydroperoxide reductase subunit;~antiSMASH:Cluster_6.7;~go_function: GO:0016491 - oxidoreductase activity [Evidence IEA];~go_process: GO:0055114 - oxidation-reduction process [Evidence IEA]), which produces MTTTSETTYDALIVGSGPGGLSVALGLSRTHRRAAIFTKPGGAGFRNEGAHEMHNFISRDGIAPEEFRQITTEQIKKYGTVDFIEADIVAMEKTESGPPTSFTVTSKDGKAWKGRKLALAMGSIETLPDIEGYRENWPHNVFQCLFCDGHERSHLPGGILTFPSPMYTHMVQMMNLITTPTSGPPTLFTDGPVPEAEAMQTALSQIKALKCNIETGKLVKLVPAQAPDVGVTVVLEGGKECKMGYLGHKPSTVLAGADIIAKLGVEIEDNPMLGPNIKVVDQTFSTSVRGIFVAGDAATPLKAAANAASSGSTAAAGIVQQILAEDLELLMAETKQE; this is translated from the exons ATGACGACCACATCCGAGACAACATACGACGCGTTGATCGTGGGCTCTGGCCCCGGTGGCCTCTCGGTCGCCCTTGGGCTGAGTCGCACCCACCGACGCGCCGCGATCTTCACCAAACCAGGCGGTGCTGGCTTCCGCAACGAGGGAGCTCATGAGATGCACAACTTTATCTCGCGTGATGGGATAGCCCCAGAGGAGTTCCGCCAAATAACGACtgagcagatcaagaaatATGGAACGGTTGACTTTATCGAGGCTGACATAGTGGCCATGGAGAAGACAGAATCCGGGCCTCCGACTTCCTTCACCGTCACATCAAAGGATGGCAAAGCGTGGAAAGGTCGCAAACTGGCTTTAGCCATGGGCTCAATAGAGACGTTGCCGGATATCGAAGGCTACAGGGAGAATTGGCCTCACAACGT CTTCCAATGTCTGTTTTGCGACGGACATGAGCGCTCCCACCTCCCTGGAGGAATCTTGACATTCCCCTCGCCAATGTACACGCACATGGTACAGATGATGAACCTAATCACGACTCCAACATCTGGACCCCCCACTCTTTTCACCGACGGGCCTGTTCCCGAAGCCGAGGCCATGCAAACGGCATTATCACAGATCAAGGCATTGAAGTGCAACATCGAGACTGGAAAGCTTGTGAAGCTCGTCCCTGCGCAAGCGCCAGACGTTGGGGTGACGGTGGTGCTCGAGGGAGGCAAAGAATGCAAGATGGGTTACCTGGGACACAAGCCATCTACAGTCCTGGCGGGTGCCGACATCATCGCTAAACTGGGAGTGGAAATCGAGGACAACCCGATGCTCGGCCCTAACATCAAGGTCGTTGACCAGACCTTTTCAACTTCGGTGCGCGGAATCTTCGTCGCGGGTGATGCGGCGACCCCCCTCAAGGCGGCTGCCAATGCAGCCAGTAGTG GATCCACTGCCGCCGCGGGCATCGTACAGCAGATTCTTGCGGAGGATTTGGAACTGCTCATGGCAGAGACCAAGCAGGAATGA
- a CDS encoding cytochrome P450 (COG:Q;~EggNog:ENOG410PIDJ;~InterPro:IPR001128,IPR002403,IPR036396;~PFAM:PF00067;~SECRETED:SignalP(1-26);~SMCOG1034:cytochrome P450;~antiSMASH:Cluster_6.7;~go_function: GO:0004497 - monooxygenase activity [Evidence IEA];~go_function: GO:0005506 - iron ion binding [Evidence IEA];~go_function: GO:0016705 - oxidoreductase activity, acting on paired donors, with incorporation or reduction of molecular oxygen [Evidence IEA];~go_function: GO:0020037 - heme binding [Evidence IEA];~go_process: GO:0055114 - oxidation-reduction process [Evidence IEA]) translates to MELSHLLIATCLISLVAFILLSGRHSRENKEPINVPGHPIFGHVSGIIRHGTTYPVLLGQQNNHPPIYAIRMFGQRIYTVSSPGLASIVMRKQKHLDTETQFIITVFQNMLGADKAAMRLLLSSTKPAAKKARTPFREEMRSIEHRLLAAGEPMEAFYESMITEVGQKIGPSGLDNSDTAIPLMHLLEEALITAAGSALYGKNNPFAANPSLGKDYWLYDSQISLFLLNIVPKYTVPKAFKARERLVTAFSAYHVRGGEKDMSDIVRQRCEVACRYGCSDDYLGRSEVELLNGLLSNMVPTVFWMLVHIILDSGLAERVSSEVDNFVQKPDLEALILAPGEIRKGCPVLVATYQEALRLYSSSARAYQVMEDFMLTDDCLLKKNSIITIPAETIHRNPKNWGSDALEFNVDRWFKSDRTLNSSAWVPFGGGSSICPGRFFVFDMILSTVIVILHGYDVETPETKQPPGKKTRVMSGIRIPTDDVHVVATKKRQGKARKWLIKKKTKQSN, encoded by the exons ATGGAGCtgagccatctcctcatAGCTACCTGTCTTATAAGCCTCGTGGCGTTTATTCTGCTGTCGGGCAGACACTCTCGCGAAAACAAGGAACCTATCAATGTGCCTGGACACCCAATCTTTGGGCATGTGTCCGGAATTATCCGCCATGGAACGACGTATCCTGTTCTATTAGG GCAACAGAACAATCACCCACCGATCTACGCAATACGCATGTTCGGCCAACGAATCTATACAGTCAGCTCACCAGGGCTCGCTAGTATTGTCATGAGAAAGCAGAAGCATCTCGACACCGAAACCCAGTTCATTATCACCGTCTTCCAGAATATGCTCGGGGCCGATAAGGCCGCAATGAGACTATTGCTATCGTCCACGAAGCCCGCCGCAAAGAAGGCGCGCACTCCATTCAGAGAGGAAATGAGATCAATCGAGCACAGGCTTCTGGCAGCTGGTGAGCCCATGGAAGCTTTTTATGAGAGCATGATAACAGAGGTCGGTCAGAAGATTGGCCCTTCTGGCCTCGATAATTCGGATACCGCGATACCTCTGATGCATCTACTTGAAGAAGCCCTTATCACAGCAGCAGGCTCGGCTCTCTATGGCAAGAACAATCCCTTTGCTGCGAACCCGAGCCTTGGGAAGGATTACTG GCTGTACGACTCGCAAATTTCGCTGTTTCTCCTTAACATTGTGCCAAAATACACCGTCCCAAAGGCCTTCAAGGCCCGAGAAAGGCTTGTCACTGCATTCAGCGCATATCACGTcaggggaggggagaaggATATGTCGGATATTGTTCGCCAACGGTGTGAGGTTGCTTGCAGATACGGCTGCTCCGACGACTACCTGGGGCGATCCGAAGTGGAACTGCTCAACGGTCTGCTAAGCAACATGGTTCCAACAGTATTCTGGATGCTGGTTCATATCATCCTAGATTCTGGATTAGCAGAACGAGTGAGCAGCGAAGTCGACAATTTTGTTCAAAAACCCGACCTGGAGGCATTAATCCTCGCTCCAGGCGAGATTCGGAAAGGGTGTCCAGTTCTCGTCGCGACTTATCAGGAAGCTCTACGTCTATACTCGTCCTCCGCCCGAGCCTACCAAGTGATGGAGGACTTTATGCTCACCGATGACTGTCTCTTGAAGAAAAACAGCATCATCACTATCCCAGCCGAGACAATTCACCGCAATCCTAAAAACTGGGGATCCGACGCACTGGAATTCAATGTTGACCGCTGGTTCAAGTCAGATCGAACGCTGAATTCTTCGGCGTGGGTACCATTCGGTGGAGGCTCTTCAATTTGTCCCGGTCGcttttttgtctttgatATGATATTGAGTACGGTTATTGTGATACTTCATGGCTATGACGTAGAGACCCCGGAGACCAAACAACCACCAGGAAAGAAGACTCGCGTTATGTCTGGTATCCGCATTCCTACAGACGACGTTCATGTTGTCGCGACGAAGAAGCGTCAAGGAAAAGCCAGGAAATGGCTaatcaaaaagaaaaccaagcAGTCTAACTAG